A stretch of Pseudoclavibacter chungangensis DNA encodes these proteins:
- a CDS encoding maltose acetyltransferase domain-containing protein — translation MTDEHVTAGPQPGGAGEPVGQYARMVAGLPYRGDEGTAAASLRARRLARRFADVQLEDPAASTEVLRELCGHVGEDVVVVAPIFVDYGTQLSIGDRTFVNAGLVALDVVPITIGADVQIGPNVQLLAPVHPLDPELRRTGIESGDPITIEDGVWLGGGVVVTPGVTIGRDSVVGAGSVVTRDVPPRSIAVGNPARVIAGVDDRAERDAARWH, via the coding sequence ATGACCGACGAGCACGTGACCGCGGGCCCGCAGCCGGGCGGTGCTGGCGAGCCGGTGGGCCAGTACGCGCGCATGGTCGCCGGTCTGCCGTATCGCGGCGACGAGGGGACCGCGGCCGCGTCGCTGCGCGCGAGGCGCCTCGCCCGCCGCTTCGCTGACGTGCAACTCGAGGACCCCGCGGCATCGACCGAGGTGCTGCGCGAGCTGTGCGGACACGTGGGGGAGGACGTCGTCGTCGTCGCGCCGATCTTCGTCGACTACGGCACGCAGCTCTCGATCGGCGACCGGACGTTCGTCAACGCGGGGCTCGTCGCGCTCGACGTCGTGCCCATCACGATCGGTGCGGACGTGCAGATCGGCCCGAACGTGCAATTGCTCGCGCCCGTTCACCCGCTCGACCCCGAACTGCGCCGCACGGGCATCGAGAGCGGGGACCCGATCACGATCGAGGACGGCGTGTGGCTCGGTGGTGGCGTCGTCGTGACGCCCGGCGTGACGATCGGGCGCGACAGCGTCGTCGGTGCGGGCAGCGTCGTGACGAGGGACGTGCCGCCGCGGTCGATCGCCGTCGGTAATCCCGCGCGCGTGATCGCGGGCGTCGACGACCGCGCCGAGCGCGACGCGGCCCGCTGGCACTGA
- a CDS encoding MazG family protein — translation MADGHPELERLLDVVARFRGETGCAWFEAQTHDSLVPYLVEESAELVDAIEDGAPEDVREELGDVLFQVLFHASVAGQRDDGTGFDLEDVARDQADKLVRRNPHVFGERPTRDMDEIIAMWRDAKAVEKARRTSVLDGVPHSLPALARASKLLGRAADVGIEPRAAEVVGDASPERRRAAEDALGERLLDEVREARAAGLDPERALRGALGALEARIRAAEAPVASSADATDAKPRHRSAR, via the coding sequence ATGGCTGATGGGCATCCCGAACTCGAACGGCTCCTCGACGTCGTCGCCCGGTTCCGCGGCGAGACCGGCTGCGCCTGGTTCGAGGCACAGACCCACGACTCGCTCGTGCCCTACCTCGTCGAGGAGTCGGCCGAGCTCGTCGACGCGATCGAGGACGGCGCGCCCGAGGACGTGCGCGAGGAGCTCGGCGACGTGCTCTTCCAAGTGCTGTTCCACGCATCGGTCGCGGGGCAACGCGACGACGGCACGGGGTTCGACCTGGAGGACGTCGCCCGTGATCAGGCCGACAAGCTCGTCCGACGCAATCCGCACGTCTTCGGTGAACGGCCCACGCGTGACATGGACGAGATCATCGCGATGTGGCGCGACGCGAAGGCCGTCGAGAAGGCGCGACGCACGAGTGTGCTCGACGGCGTGCCGCACAGCCTGCCCGCACTCGCGCGCGCCTCGAAACTGCTCGGGCGAGCGGCGGACGTCGGCATCGAGCCGCGTGCCGCGGAGGTCGTCGGCGATGCGTCACCCGAACGCCGCCGCGCGGCCGAGGACGCGCTCGGCGAGCGGCTGCTCGACGAGGTGCGTGAGGCCCGTGCGGCGGGCCTCGATCCCGAGCGCGCGCTGCGCGGTGCGCTCGGTGCGCTCGAAGCGCGCATCAGGGCCGCCGAGGCGCCGGTGGCGTCATCGGCCGACGCGACCGACGCGAAACCGCGGCATCGGTCTGCGCGTTGA
- a CDS encoding ABC transporter permease, with the protein MNGLRRIWTVTELELRQRVVSRTFYILLCIFFLTLLATVGLIVTITFTAASRSSDFRGDSGWTYGASVYLVLFLATIITPVLAGGTINADRSAGTLATVQVTAVRTPELLIGKFLAAWISSLAFAVVAIPFLVTGALIAGPGGGAAVVPTLLLLVFELGFLSALGVGFSGLVRSPLFSIMFTYLTASVLTVGTLVGFAAGATLFLQEKETEVRSYAVGAVQNGASVSTCESSIEIMTYPRTDLVYPLLALNPYVMIADVTPVSAHDDEAPSMLGGIKILVRQAQITPEMPDVIDYCTSDYGSDAPTTQEVLDRTVPTWFIGGALHTFLGAGLLALAGLRLRTPAGKLSAGTRVA; encoded by the coding sequence GTGAACGGCCTCCGACGCATCTGGACCGTCACCGAACTCGAACTCCGACAGCGAGTCGTGAGCAGGACGTTCTACATCCTGCTCTGCATCTTCTTCCTCACGCTGCTCGCCACGGTCGGCCTCATCGTCACGATCACGTTCACCGCCGCGTCGCGCTCGTCGGACTTCCGCGGCGACTCGGGTTGGACGTACGGTGCGTCCGTCTACCTCGTCCTGTTCCTCGCCACGATCATCACCCCCGTGCTCGCGGGCGGCACCATCAACGCCGATCGCTCGGCGGGCACCCTCGCGACCGTACAGGTGACCGCCGTGCGAACGCCCGAACTGCTGATCGGCAAGTTCCTCGCCGCCTGGATCTCGAGCCTGGCATTCGCCGTCGTCGCGATACCGTTCCTCGTCACCGGCGCCCTCATCGCGGGTCCCGGCGGCGGGGCGGCGGTGGTGCCGACGCTCCTGCTGCTCGTGTTCGAACTCGGCTTCCTGAGCGCGCTCGGCGTCGGTTTCTCGGGGCTCGTCCGCTCGCCGCTGTTCTCGATCATGTTCACCTACCTCACGGCCTCGGTGCTGACCGTCGGCACGCTCGTCGGATTCGCGGCCGGCGCCACCCTCTTCCTTCAGGAGAAGGAGACTGAAGTGCGCTCGTATGCCGTGGGGGCCGTGCAGAACGGCGCCTCGGTCTCGACGTGCGAAAGCAGCATCGAGATCATGACCTACCCACGCACCGACCTCGTCTACCCGCTGCTCGCCTTGAATCCGTACGTCATGATCGCCGATGTGACGCCCGTGAGCGCCCACGACGACGAGGCGCCGTCGATGCTCGGCGGCATCAAGATCCTGGTCCGGCAGGCCCAGATCACGCCGGAGATGCCCGACGTGATCGACTACTGCACATCCGACTACGGCTCGGACGCGCCCACGACGCAGGAGGTCCTGGATCGGACCGTCCCGACGTGGTTCATCGGTGGCGCGCTCCACACGTTCCTCGGCGCGGGCCTCCTCGCGCTCGCCGGGCTCCGACTCCGGACGCCGGCCGGGAAACTGTCCGCCGGAACGCGCGTCGCCTAG
- the eno gene encoding phosphopyruvate hydratase → MANIDAVHAREILDSRGNPTVEVEVLLDDGVVSRAAVPSGASTGAFEAYELRDGDPERYGGKGVQKAVDSVVDEIEPAIEFLDATDQRVIDQEMIQLDGTENKSRLGANAILGVSLAVAKAAAESSDLPLYRYVGGPNAHVLPVPMMNIINGGAHADTGVDVQEFMVLPIGAETFSEALRWGAEVYHALKSTIKSKGLSTGLGDEGGFAPDAANTRAALDLIVEAIGTTPYVLGRDIALGLDVASSEFYADGVYSFEGAKHSAEDMVAFYEQLIVDYPIVSIEDPLDEEDWEGYTKLTAAIGDRVQIVGDDLFVTNPERLQRGIDAKAANSILVKVNQIGTLTETLDAVSLAQRHGYTAVLSHRSGETEDTTIAHLAVATNCGQIKTGAPARSDRVAKYNELLRIEEELDEAAEYAGRSAFPRFTPTA, encoded by the coding sequence GTGGCAAACATCGATGCGGTCCACGCCCGCGAAATTCTCGACTCCCGAGGCAACCCCACCGTCGAGGTCGAGGTGCTGCTGGACGACGGTGTCGTCTCGCGCGCCGCGGTCCCCTCGGGCGCGTCGACCGGAGCCTTCGAGGCCTACGAGCTGCGTGACGGCGACCCGGAGCGCTACGGCGGCAAGGGCGTGCAGAAGGCCGTCGACTCGGTCGTCGACGAGATCGAGCCCGCGATCGAGTTCCTCGACGCGACCGACCAGCGCGTCATCGACCAGGAGATGATCCAGCTCGACGGCACCGAGAACAAGTCGCGTCTCGGCGCGAACGCGATCCTCGGCGTGAGCCTCGCGGTCGCGAAGGCCGCCGCGGAGTCGTCCGACCTGCCCCTCTACCGCTACGTCGGTGGCCCGAACGCGCACGTGCTGCCCGTGCCGATGATGAACATCATCAACGGTGGCGCGCACGCCGACACGGGCGTGGACGTGCAGGAGTTCATGGTGCTGCCGATCGGTGCGGAGACCTTCTCGGAGGCCCTCCGCTGGGGTGCCGAGGTCTACCACGCGCTGAAGTCGACGATCAAGTCGAAGGGCCTGTCGACGGGCCTCGGCGACGAGGGCGGCTTCGCTCCCGACGCCGCGAACACGCGCGCGGCGCTCGACCTGATCGTCGAGGCGATCGGCACGACGCCCTACGTCCTCGGCCGCGACATCGCGCTCGGCCTCGACGTCGCGTCGAGCGAGTTCTACGCGGACGGCGTGTACTCCTTCGAGGGCGCGAAGCACTCGGCGGAGGACATGGTCGCGTTCTACGAGCAGCTCATCGTCGACTACCCGATCGTCTCGATCGAGGACCCGCTCGACGAGGAGGACTGGGAGGGCTACACGAAGCTCACGGCCGCGATCGGCGACCGCGTGCAGATCGTGGGCGACGACCTGTTCGTCACGAACCCCGAGCGCCTGCAGCGCGGGATCGACGCGAAGGCCGCGAACTCCATCCTCGTGAAGGTCAACCAGATCGGCACGCTCACCGAGACGCTCGACGCCGTCTCGCTCGCGCAGCGTCACGGCTACACGGCCGTGCTGTCGCACCGTTCCGGCGAGACCGAGGACACGACGATCGCGCACCTCGCGGTCGCGACGAACTGCGGCCAGATCAAGACCGGTGCGCCGGCCCGCAGTGACCGTGTCGCGAAGTACAACGAGCTGCTCCGCATCGAGGAGGAGCTCGACGAGGCCGCGGAGTACGCGGGCCGCTCGGCCTTCCCGCGCTTCACGCCCACGGCGTAG
- a CDS encoding ABC transporter ATP-binding protein, whose translation MTIIAEGVSRSFDGVDAVRHVDLEARPGRVTALIGPNGAGKTTLLLVLATLLRPDTGRISVAGFDPATHTADVRRRLGWMPDSLGAWEGLTCRTALALTGRMYDLPATEATRRATGLLERHGLGAFADRPTRVLSRGQKQRLSLCRALINDPPVLLLDEPASGLDPAAQIELRHFLLALAAEGRTVLVSSHDLDELGAMRPDVVFVQDGRTAPAESVTRALTARRGWRIRALDPTALERVLPELGVAPYDAVFRRDGELVIPFDSEAQAADALARILGAGIRVSAFAPAVGELEQAFLDLATGRASTSPSGPSHHEPARPGAGAPVTTFPRVPQAPPPAPGRPPETSGGIPRPHDGAPRPHDAAVTESGAEPRPPAATDVNDAGPANTSTDTPRSDS comes from the coding sequence ATGACGATCATCGCGGAGGGTGTGAGCCGCTCGTTCGACGGGGTCGACGCGGTCCGACACGTCGACCTCGAAGCCCGGCCGGGACGCGTCACCGCACTCATCGGCCCGAACGGCGCCGGGAAGACGACCCTGCTCCTCGTGCTCGCGACGCTCCTGCGTCCCGACACCGGACGCATCTCCGTCGCCGGCTTCGACCCCGCCACCCACACGGCCGACGTCCGCCGTCGGCTCGGCTGGATGCCCGACAGCCTCGGCGCATGGGAGGGCCTCACCTGCCGGACCGCCCTCGCACTCACGGGCCGCATGTACGACCTCCCCGCCACCGAGGCGACACGACGAGCAACCGGACTGCTCGAGCGGCACGGCCTCGGCGCGTTCGCCGACCGGCCGACACGCGTCCTGTCCCGCGGCCAGAAACAACGCCTCTCCCTCTGCCGCGCGCTCATCAACGACCCACCCGTGCTCCTGCTCGACGAGCCCGCCTCGGGCCTCGACCCGGCCGCACAGATCGAACTCCGACATTTCCTCCTCGCCCTCGCCGCCGAAGGACGCACCGTACTCGTCTCGAGCCACGACCTCGACGAACTCGGGGCCATGCGCCCCGACGTCGTCTTCGTCCAGGACGGCCGCACCGCCCCCGCCGAGTCGGTCACACGCGCCCTCACAGCACGCCGTGGCTGGCGCATCCGCGCCCTCGACCCCACCGCCCTCGAACGCGTGCTCCCCGAACTCGGAGTCGCCCCCTACGACGCCGTCTTCCGACGCGACGGCGAACTCGTCATCCCCTTCGACTCCGAAGCCCAAGCCGCCGACGCACTCGCGCGCATCCTCGGCGCCGGCATCCGCGTCTCCGCCTTCGCACCCGCCGTCGGCGAACTCGAACAAGCCTTCCTCGACCTCGCCACCGGACGGGCCTCGACGTCCCCGAGCGGTCCCTCCCACCACGAACCGGCCCGGCCCGGGGCGGGAGCGCCGGTCACCACGTTCCCGCGAGTCCCGCAGGCACCGCCACCGGCTCCCGGCAGACCACCCGAGACGAGCGGCGGAATCCCCCGCCCGCACGACGGCGCGCCCCGGCCGCACGACGCAGCGGTCACGGAATCGGGCGCCGAGCCCCGCCCGCCGGCCGCGACGGACGTGAACGACGCCGGTCCGGCGAACACGAGCACCGACACCCCGAGGAGCGACTCGTGA
- a CDS encoding FtsB family cell division protein has translation MARRPTTTDRRHRAATAGSGSERRPVPRPSSATILMLVAVLLGVAVLAPTVTQLIEQRQRISDLQQSLTQTQQNIDALTLEQARWTDPAYVQAQARGRLLFVKPGETNYLVVDSAPTAAPTQPTSVSVEQHETESNWLQTFTQSVVASGTTNTPADEGEVK, from the coding sequence ATGGCCCGACGCCCCACCACGACCGACCGTCGGCACCGCGCCGCGACGGCGGGCAGCGGCTCGGAGCGGCGCCCCGTGCCACGCCCGTCGAGTGCGACGATCCTCATGCTCGTCGCGGTGCTCCTCGGGGTCGCCGTGCTCGCCCCGACGGTCACCCAGCTCATCGAGCAACGGCAGCGCATCAGCGACCTCCAGCAGTCGCTCACCCAGACGCAGCAGAACATCGACGCACTCACCCTCGAGCAGGCGCGCTGGACGGATCCGGCGTACGTGCAGGCGCAGGCCCGTGGCCGGTTGCTGTTCGTGAAGCCGGGGGAGACGAACTACCTCGTGGTGGACTCGGCACCGACCGCGGCACCGACGCAGCCGACGAGCGTGAGTGTGGAACAGCACGAGACGGAGAGCAATTGGTTGCAGACGTTCACCCAGTCGGTCGTGGCGAGCGGCACGACGAACACGCCGGCCGACGAGGGCGAGGTGAAGTGA
- the hisS gene encoding histidine--tRNA ligase encodes MSTSINPPRGMRDFLPADKRRRERVLAVIRETFRAHGFDEIETPVMEESDRLHSGLGGDNEKMSFGVLKRRISREELEAAAAADDAAALSDLGLRFDLTVPLARFYATHRGSLPTVFRSIQVAPVWRGERPQKGRYRQFVQCDIDVLGEPGELAEIELLTAGSATLQALGLGACTIRINDRRLLGALLAGCGFADDEQAAALISIDKLDKIGAEGVVDELHERDADAAARLGEVLAGWEPRIAAGIAPTREGILDALPPALREAPGVDDAATALDRISTAVAASGGVPIVFDPTLVRGMGYYTGTIFEVAHPESGSSVGGGGRYDGMIGRFLGQDVPACGFSLGFERIIDLAVLDDDASVAREVALLVDRRLPAADAVAVKRAVLASGDAARVRVERKPKNVRALITQLEQQGFTHVAHLRDEHVADPASLRFEAIGEEADA; translated from the coding sequence GTGTCTACCTCCATCAACCCGCCCCGCGGTATGCGTGATTTCCTGCCCGCCGACAAGCGCCGACGCGAGCGTGTGCTCGCGGTGATCCGCGAGACGTTCCGGGCCCACGGCTTCGACGAGATCGAGACGCCCGTGATGGAGGAGTCCGATCGGCTGCACTCGGGGCTCGGTGGCGACAACGAGAAGATGTCGTTCGGTGTGCTCAAGCGCCGCATCTCGCGCGAGGAGCTCGAGGCCGCCGCGGCGGCCGACGACGCCGCGGCGCTCAGCGACCTCGGACTGCGCTTCGACCTCACGGTGCCGCTCGCGCGGTTCTACGCGACCCACCGGGGGAGCCTGCCGACCGTGTTCCGCTCGATCCAGGTCGCGCCGGTTTGGCGCGGCGAGCGTCCCCAGAAGGGGCGCTACCGCCAGTTCGTCCAGTGCGACATCGATGTGCTCGGCGAGCCGGGGGAGCTCGCCGAGATCGAACTGCTCACGGCCGGCTCCGCGACGCTCCAGGCACTCGGCCTCGGGGCGTGCACGATCCGCATCAACGACCGGCGCCTGCTCGGCGCGCTGCTCGCGGGCTGCGGCTTCGCCGACGACGAGCAGGCGGCGGCGCTCATCTCCATCGACAAGCTCGACAAGATCGGCGCCGAGGGCGTCGTCGACGAGCTCCACGAGCGCGATGCGGACGCGGCGGCGCGGCTCGGTGAGGTGCTCGCCGGGTGGGAGCCGCGCATCGCGGCGGGCATCGCGCCGACACGTGAGGGGATCCTCGACGCGCTCCCGCCCGCACTCCGTGAGGCGCCCGGTGTCGACGACGCGGCCACCGCGCTCGATCGCATCTCGACGGCGGTCGCGGCATCCGGCGGCGTGCCGATCGTGTTCGACCCGACCCTCGTGCGCGGCATGGGCTACTACACGGGCACGATCTTCGAGGTCGCCCACCCCGAGTCGGGCTCGTCGGTCGGGGGTGGCGGCCGCTACGACGGCATGATCGGCCGATTCCTCGGACAGGACGTGCCCGCCTGCGGCTTCTCGCTCGGGTTCGAGCGCATCATCGATCTCGCGGTGCTCGACGACGACGCGTCGGTCGCTCGCGAGGTGGCGCTCCTCGTCGACCGGCGGCTGCCCGCCGCCGATGCGGTCGCCGTCAAGCGCGCGGTGCTCGCATCGGGCGACGCCGCACGCGTCCGTGTCGAGCGCAAGCCGAAGAACGTGCGCGCGCTCATCACGCAGCTCGAGCAGCAGGGGTTCACGCACGTCGCGCACCTCCGCGACGAGCACGTCGCCGATCCGGCGTCGCTGCGCTTCGAGGCCATCGGCGAGGAGGCCGACGCATGA
- the mfd gene encoding transcription-repair coupling factor yields the protein MTLHAFLRALDGTEDVRRALDKSDRDADFSLVDGMRAPLIASLVEERARTAPPMLFAITATSREAEQFGADLGAFLPDATIIEFPAWETLPHERLSPSAETVGRRLAAMRALAEWRREDGPKRPFVLLASVRAALQPLMPRLDEPATIDLAVGQRGVDLQAVASRLVELAYTRVDMVTRRGEFAVRGGLLDVFPPDADHALRIDFFGDEVDEIRAFSVTDQRSLEGEVGAARLTPSRELLLDEGVRQRAAEMLHEFPNLQQILAKVAEGIPVEGMESLAPALVDELVPITTYLPDDAAVAVLSPERVATRAANLAETNREFLEAAWSAAVAGAEAPIDLASGDYLTVNALHDARGDRPWWTFSPFQTLDVPVEELGMDELLAVKVAGEAVPSFAGNAEGAVQHTADRVHDGWRVVVTSQGAGLVDRAASVLAEREIAARRVDELPEELEPGIVYLVRSELQHGVEIPGSKLALLTETDFYGRQVGYDSRQPKKLARRRAGSVVDPLQLQAGDIVVHETHGIGRFVELVSREVKTSSRTRATTTREYLVIEYTPSKRGHPGDKLFVPTDQLDQLTRYVGGENPALSKMGGSDWAAAKGKARKAVRDIAVELVKLYSARMASKGYAFGADTPWQHELEEAFPYIETPDQLQTIDEVKRDMERPIPMDRLLSGDVGFGKTEVAIRAAFKAVQDGKQVVVLVPTTLLVRQHLETFSERMAGFPITIRPLSRFQTKKESAETIQGLADGSVDIVIGTHRLLTDTIGYKDVGLVIIDEEQRFGVEHKDALKKLKTNVDILAMSATPIPRTLEMAVTGIREMSTLATPPEDRHPILTFVGPRSDRQVAAAIRRELLREGQVFYVHNRVASINRVAAELAELVPEARIGVAHGKLSESRLEQVIVDFWERKFDVLVTTTIVETGLDIPNANTLIIDDAERYGLSQLHQLRGRVGRGRERAYAYFLYDGSRPLTETATDRLETIAANNELGSGMQVALKDLELRGAGNMLGGEQSGHIAGVGFDLYLRMIGEAVGQFRGDVAERQTELRLELPLDARVPEEYVASERLRLEAYQKLSSAAAPNAKPDAIDLVLDELRDRYGEPPEPVRTLIDVSRLRRLAMRAGLSELVLFGKTLRVSPAELPDSKQIRLQRMYPGARYVEATKSLAFPTLEERDGRAPSDEETIAWVRGILRAIFDIEDESEPEQAAGPGAGAATE from the coding sequence GTGACTCTGCACGCCTTCCTCCGGGCGCTCGACGGCACCGAAGACGTCCGCCGAGCCCTCGACAAATCCGATCGGGACGCCGATTTCTCCCTCGTCGACGGTATGCGGGCGCCGCTCATCGCGTCCCTCGTCGAGGAACGGGCGCGCACCGCGCCGCCCATGCTGTTCGCGATCACGGCCACGAGCCGCGAGGCCGAGCAGTTCGGCGCCGACCTCGGCGCGTTCCTGCCCGACGCGACGATCATCGAGTTCCCCGCGTGGGAGACGCTCCCGCACGAACGATTGAGCCCATCGGCGGAGACCGTCGGCCGACGACTCGCCGCGATGCGCGCGCTCGCGGAGTGGCGACGCGAGGACGGGCCGAAGCGGCCGTTCGTGCTGCTCGCGAGCGTCCGTGCAGCGCTGCAGCCACTCATGCCGCGCCTCGACGAGCCGGCCACGATCGATCTCGCGGTCGGCCAGCGCGGCGTCGATCTGCAGGCGGTCGCTTCGCGCCTCGTCGAACTCGCGTACACGCGCGTCGACATGGTGACGCGGCGAGGCGAGTTCGCCGTGCGCGGTGGTCTGCTCGACGTCTTCCCACCGGATGCCGACCACGCGCTGCGCATCGACTTCTTCGGTGACGAGGTCGACGAGATCCGTGCGTTCTCGGTCACCGACCAGCGCTCGCTCGAGGGCGAGGTCGGCGCCGCGAGGCTCACGCCGAGCCGCGAGCTGCTGCTCGACGAGGGCGTTCGGCAGCGCGCCGCCGAGATGCTGCACGAGTTCCCGAACCTGCAGCAGATCCTCGCGAAGGTCGCCGAGGGCATTCCCGTGGAGGGCATGGAGTCGCTCGCGCCCGCGCTGGTCGACGAGCTCGTGCCGATCACGACGTACCTGCCGGACGACGCGGCCGTCGCGGTGCTCTCGCCCGAGCGCGTCGCGACGCGTGCCGCGAACCTCGCCGAGACGAACCGAGAATTCCTCGAGGCCGCGTGGTCGGCCGCCGTCGCCGGCGCCGAGGCGCCCATCGACCTCGCGTCGGGCGACTACCTCACCGTCAACGCACTCCACGACGCGCGCGGCGATCGGCCGTGGTGGACGTTCTCGCCGTTCCAGACCCTCGACGTGCCCGTCGAGGAGCTCGGGATGGACGAACTGCTCGCGGTGAAGGTCGCCGGCGAGGCGGTGCCGAGCTTCGCGGGCAACGCCGAGGGCGCCGTGCAGCACACCGCCGACCGGGTGCACGACGGGTGGCGCGTCGTCGTCACGAGTCAGGGCGCGGGCCTCGTCGATCGCGCCGCGAGCGTGCTCGCCGAGCGCGAGATCGCGGCACGTCGCGTCGACGAGCTCCCGGAGGAGCTCGAACCCGGCATCGTGTACCTCGTGCGCTCCGAGCTGCAGCACGGCGTCGAGATCCCGGGGTCGAAGCTCGCGCTGCTCACCGAGACCGACTTCTACGGCCGTCAGGTCGGCTACGACTCGCGCCAGCCGAAGAAGCTCGCGCGTCGACGCGCGGGCTCGGTCGTCGACCCGCTGCAGCTCCAGGCGGGCGACATCGTCGTGCACGAGACGCACGGCATCGGCCGATTCGTCGAGCTCGTGTCGCGCGAGGTCAAGACGTCGTCGCGCACGAGGGCGACGACGACGCGCGAGTACCTCGTCATCGAGTACACGCCCTCGAAGCGTGGGCACCCGGGCGACAAGCTGTTCGTCCCGACCGATCAGCTCGATCAGCTCACGCGCTACGTCGGCGGCGAGAACCCCGCGCTCTCGAAGATGGGCGGCAGCGACTGGGCGGCCGCGAAGGGGAAGGCGCGCAAGGCCGTTCGCGATATCGCGGTCGAGCTCGTGAAGCTCTACTCGGCGAGGATGGCCTCGAAGGGCTACGCGTTCGGCGCGGACACCCCGTGGCAGCACGAGCTGGAGGAGGCGTTCCCGTACATCGAGACGCCCGACCAGCTGCAGACGATCGACGAGGTCAAGCGTGACATGGAGCGGCCGATCCCGATGGACCGCCTGCTGTCGGGCGATGTCGGCTTCGGCAAGACCGAGGTGGCGATTCGGGCCGCGTTCAAGGCGGTCCAGGACGGCAAGCAGGTCGTCGTGCTCGTGCCGACGACGTTGCTCGTGCGTCAGCACCTCGAGACGTTCTCGGAGCGCATGGCGGGATTCCCGATCACGATCCGGCCGCTCAGCCGATTCCAGACGAAGAAGGAGTCGGCCGAGACGATCCAGGGCCTCGCGGACGGCTCGGTCGACATCGTCATCGGCACCCACCGACTGCTGACCGACACGATCGGCTACAAGGACGTCGGGCTCGTCATCATCGACGAGGAGCAGCGCTTCGGTGTCGAGCACAAGGACGCGCTGAAGAAGCTCAAGACGAACGTGGACATCCTCGCGATGAGCGCGACGCCGATCCCGCGCACGCTCGAGATGGCCGTGACGGGCATCCGCGAGATGTCGACCCTTGCGACGCCGCCGGAGGACCGGCACCCGATCCTCACGTTCGTCGGGCCGCGCTCCGACCGGCAGGTCGCCGCGGCGATCCGCCGCGAGCTCCTGCGCGAGGGGCAGGTGTTCTACGTGCACAACCGTGTCGCGTCGATCAATCGTGTCGCGGCGGAGCTCGCCGAGCTCGTCCCCGAGGCCCGCATCGGGGTCGCGCACGGCAAGCTCTCGGAGTCGCGGCTCGAGCAGGTCATCGTCGACTTCTGGGAGCGGAAGTTCGATGTGCTCGTGACGACGACGATCGTCGAGACGGGCCTCGACATCCCGAACGCGAACACGCTCATCATCGACGACGCCGAGCGTTACGGCCTCTCGCAGCTGCACCAGCTTCGTGGGCGCGTGGGTCGTGGCCGGGAGCGCGCGTACGCGTACTTCCTCTACGACGGTTCGCGGCCGCTCACGGAGACGGCGACCGACCGGCTCGAGACGATCGCCGCGAACAACGAGCTCGGCAGTGGCATGCAGGTCGCGCTCAAGGACCTCGAACTGCGCGGCGCCGGGAACATGCTCGGCGGCGAGCAATCGGGCCACATCGCGGGCGTCGGCTTCGACCTGTATCTGCGCATGATCGGCGAGGCCGTCGGCCAGTTCCGCGGCGACGTCGCGGAAAGGCAGACGGAACTGCGGCTCGAACTCCCACTCGACGCACGCGTTCCCGAGGAGTACGTCGCGAGCGAGCGGCTGCGGCTGGAGGCGTACCAGAAGCTGTCGAGCGCGGCCGCGCCGAACGCGAAGCCCGACGCGATCGATCTCGTGCTCGACGAGTTGCGCGACCGGTACGGCGAGCCGCCGGAACCGGTTCGGACCCTCATCGACGTGTCGCGATTGCGACGGCTCGCGATGCGGGCGGGGCTGAGCGAGCTCGTGCTGTTCGGCAAGACGCTGCGCGTCTCGCCCGCGGAGCTGCCCGATTCGAAACAGATCCGCCTGCAGCGGATGTATCCGGGCGCCCGGTACGTGGAGGCGACGAAGTCGCTCGCGTTCCCGACGCTCGAGGAGCGCGACGGACGGGCTCCGAGCGACGAGGAGACGATCGCGTGGGTGCGGGGCATCCTGCGCGCGATCTTCGACATCGAGGACGAGAGCGAGCCGGAGCAGGCGGCCGGGCCGGGGGCCGGTGCGGCGACGGAGTAG